The Brassica oleracea var. oleracea cultivar TO1000 chromosome C7, BOL, whole genome shotgun sequence sequence TTCGGTTCTGCAGAAGTAGGGAAATTGCTTTCAACAAAAGTTTGTATATTATTATTTAAGTATTAAATTTATGAGGTTTTGAACAGGCGAAATTTTGGCCTGATTACAAATTCAATAATGTTTTGGCTAATGCACGTTCAATGGCTATCCAGTGTATTAAACACTACTTATGGACACTTTCATGGCAACGACCGTAGACCGTCCTTTCTGAGAGGAAAGCTCAGAGTATACGTCGGCTTTATTTTTTGTTTTGGATCATTACATACGTGGGAGACTTTGCATCCTCTGGAAAAACAAAACATTTCATTCTAGTGTATCGCTATTATATAACATAGATTTCCTTTGGTTAAACGATATATATCACAATTACTGTCCAAATCTTTATAATATATGTTGATGTTATTCTAATAAAATCATAATGTGAACGAACCACAGCTTTTTAATAATCGATTACAATTAGCAACAAAAAGTTCATACCTAAAATGGCCCAACATAATTCTGAAAAATACTTATATGAGTGACTATTAAATATCCCACATTGGTAGAATAAGGTTTTCTGGACTATAATAAGTGAAGTAGTAATTATACTCATTAGTCATTACAAATACGGTATAAGTTAGGGTTTTGACCAACAAATGATTTTTCACATAAATATTTTATATTGACCAACAAATTATTGTGGTCAACCTCACAATAATAAGGGTTTTATATTTTAAACAGTTTATAAATGATTTTTTATTTATTTATGTATCTTGTATAAGTGGTCAATCTCGCCGTGGTATTTTCAAAATGTTAGGTTCGGATTGTTCTATTGGATCGTTACTCATTAACATCTCAAAACATATGTTTGGATTTTAAATGGTAAAAAGAGTTCGAGCAAGCAGTTCATACATCTCTTTTCCATTAGTATACATATTTAAACTACAATACTATATATTTACATAATAAATATTATAATTAAAACATACATTTATAAATATAATCATTTAAGTAAATGCAAAAATTATATGAAAAAATAAAAAGAGAGATGAATAGACAATGGAAATTTTTGTATTATAAAGTTGTAAGTAAAATATAATAAAAATATTATATTTATAAAAGCATATATATATTTTAAAATTAGTTATTTGTAACAATGTCATTTATTAGTTTTTTTTAACACACATCATTTACAGCAAGCGAGATATGCATGCACTTCATCTAATTTATTAGAAAATATAAAAAGATATTGAACTGTACGGAGATCTACCGAAATATGCATTTTGAAAACAAAAAACGTTGAATGTTGAATGGTGATTTTAAGTACGAAAAGAATACATGTGCAAATGAACAACACTTTTCCACTACATCATTCGAAGCCTTAATGTCCTACATCAGAGATAATAAAGTTCATAAGAAAATATGTTAATGATATGACAATCTTCTATTTTTGAGTTAGTTAGTTTTTGGGTAGGAATTAAACTCATCACTAATAATTACATTATTGATTTACACTTTTTAGTATATCATGCTTTTGTTATTTGTCAATATACCAGGATTCTTTTGTTGCTTTTGCTATTTGTTTAATTAGTCCTAACAAGTATATCACATTCTAATAAGATCATATATGCAAAATTACACATGTTGTGGAAAACGTTGAAATCTTTTTTGATAAAAAGCCAACCTCAATTGTTCTGCTGTTAAGGCTATCCTTTTTATATACGAATAAACTAGCCAACGAGACTTTTAACTACAATTTCTTGAATATTTCAGAAGATGAAAATCATATGGCTGATGCAATGGCAAAAGAAGCTAGGTATAAACTCATACATTATGCAATATCTTGGAACAAATTACTTTTTTTTTACAATTTACTATTTTAATGATGATCTAGTGGTCGATAAAACCCTAGCTTTTTTATCAAAAAATACTTTGAGACCTCTCATCAAATTTTGACATTTTAATCAGTAAGTATTGTCGTTAAAAGATGTTGAAAAAAATTAAGAAACGAGAATTCTTAGAACATGATTAATGAGAGATTTTTAGAGTATGGTTCTTAACGAAATATAAGAAACCGTCTCTTGACTTTTAACTAAAAATCTAAGAACCGGCAGAGACGATTTCTTATATTCTGCTAAGAACTCTACTTTAAGAATCTCCATTAATCATGCTCTTATATCTGTAAGGTTTTAAACAGTGCCGGCCCTTGGCATCTGCACAAGGTAGAATTTAGGGTCTTCTTCTTACAGATTTAAGGGCCCTATTTACCAATTATTTTTATTGGTCTTGTAAAAATAAAATAAAAATTGCACAGGGTCTGTAAAAAACATGAGCCGGGCCTGGTTTTAAGGAAACTCCATCGTCCATTAAGTACCGTACGGTCGGAGGAAAGAGCATTTGTTAGGTGGAAAATAAATGAAGGCGCATGCGATATGTTAAAAGTGTACGTTAAAATCTAAGCCGTCAAAAACTTAAAAAAGGTATAGTTGATAGTGTAGTATCATAACTCCCATGACCAATTGTAGGGATCTAATTTTATCAGATTTGCAGTGTGGGCACCAGTTGCATGTGCTTCTCTCAGTGTTAGACATTGATATGACATCTCCAGTATATTCATCAACAAACCAATTTTATTTGGGTCGTCACAAACCGGTCACATTAAAATACTTTTTAAGAAATGTATACATTTCTGTGATAAAAGTTTGTTTCTTAGTGATACTAATGAAAAAGTTGTCAAGTGACTAAATTTACAGGTTGACAAAAAGAGACTAGATTGACAGAGTGTAGTCGGTGATATTAATTCATGACTATATGAGTAGTAGTTGGATGTTACAGAAGATGGACGAATCGTGCTATATTTATTTAAGAAAAAAGACATACTAGCTAATGCTACATAATTATTATGATTTGGTTTTGGTTATTTTCTCAAACTACTTAAGAATTGTCTTTTTAATGGCAGTATGCTAAGTATGGGATTACTTTGTTTGACGAGCTCGCACAGTAAACGTTCTTTTGTTTTCTTTGAAGTAGATTTAAGTTTTGCGACCAATTAAATTGGTAATATGTGTCTCTATTCACTCAAATATAACAAAAATCTAGAAATTTTAGAAGATATATCAGAATAAAATATATAGATTATCTGAAGAGATTATTTGAATGGACAAGAAAAAGGCATTCACTTATATATAATATAATAATCACACACCATGAGGATAATTTTTCAGACTATTTGCTTATTTCCTCCCAACAAAAATCCAAGATAATAACGAAAGAATGGTTTTATTGATTCACTCTTAGAGGTATCACTAGAGTTAGTTTCGTTCAAATAGAAACACTAACCCAATTCTACCCCAAAGTATTAAAGTTAAAGCTGGCTAACAAAGCTTATTCATCTAGAAAATGACTAATTAAAAACCCAAAACCTAGATATCTGTTGATCAGAACATGGAGGCGACAAGCGAGTCGAATGCTACTTCTTCACAAGGAATAGTGAGACCCATGTCGTGATCGAAGCCAAACTCTTCCTCAGCTTGTTGTAGAAGAAGCTGAAACTCTGGTCGGGTCAAAAATGAAATGGGTAAAACGTACCTGACCCGAGTCTTCCCTACGTAGACCACGAAATGACCTTTGGGTACATCTAAAGGAAGAGATTCTCCATCCAGTTCCTGTTCGTCTTTATATTCATTGGTCTGTTTCTTCCCCAAACTTGAGCACCTTTTCAAGATTTGCATGATGATAGTCGTTTGTGTTAACTTGGTAGTCCGGATTTTAATCGCCATTGTCTTTAACTCCCTCCAGAATGAAATGGGTTCTTATTTGATTCGGAATATAATCTCAAGATTTCTTGTTTTGTGTGAAGATCTTTATAAAAAAAAATCTTTATCTTCTTGTT is a genomic window containing:
- the LOC106304406 gene encoding auxin-induced protein 15A-like encodes the protein MAIKIRTTKLTQTTIIMQILKRCSSLGKKQTNEYKDEQELDGESLPLDVPKGHFVVYVGKTRVRYVLPISFLTRPEFQLLLQQAEEEFGFDHDMGLTIPCEEVAFDSLVASMF